The proteins below are encoded in one region of Actinomycetota bacterium:
- a CDS encoding type II toxin-antitoxin system VapC family toxin: MKLLDTTVAIDHLRGAESAVMLLRRLVDEDEIVAASEVVRFELLAGVRDEELDTLEQFFSAIWWVPVDDAVATTAGSMARRHRKALGGIDDMDYLIAATALVLDAELLTTNVRHFPMIDGLAPPY, translated from the coding sequence GTGAAGCTCCTCGACACCACCGTCGCGATCGACCACCTGCGCGGCGCCGAGTCGGCCGTCATGCTCCTGAGGCGTCTCGTCGACGAGGACGAGATCGTCGCGGCGAGCGAGGTCGTTCGCTTCGAATTGCTGGCCGGCGTCAGGGACGAGGAGCTGGACACGCTGGAGCAGTTCTTCTCCGCGATCTGGTGGGTCCCCGTCGACGATGCGGTCGCCACGACCGCAGGCTCGATGGCCCGCAGGCACCGAAAGGCCCTCGGCGGGATCGATGACATGGACTATCTCATCGCCGCGACCGCGCTCGTCCTGGATGCGGAGCTCCTGACGACCAACGTGCGCCACTTCCCGATGATCGACGGCCTCGCCCCTCCCTACTGA
- a CDS encoding ribbon-helix-helix domain-containing protein — protein sequence MGRTQVYLGDEELDLLDRVARATGASRSELIRRAIRSTFGQTTKAEKLRALDESAGSWSGRSFTGAEYVDAVRGDLDERLRRLGLG from the coding sequence GTGGGTCGCACGCAGGTCTATCTGGGCGACGAGGAGCTCGATCTGCTCGACCGGGTGGCACGCGCCACGGGCGCCTCCCGCTCGGAGTTGATCCGCCGGGCCATCCGGAGCACGTTCGGCCAGACCACGAAGGCGGAGAAGCTCCGAGCCCTCGACGAGAGCGCCGGCTCGTGGAGCGGCAGGTCCTTCACCGGCGCCGAATACGTGGATGCGGTGCGCGGTGACCTGGACGAGCGCCTGCGCCGCCTCGGCCTCGGGTGA